Within the Desulfovibrio sp. X2 genome, the region GGCGCCCTTGCCTCCAAGGCTGATTCAGGCTAGGAGGACGGATTCAAATTTAAGGAACGAAAATCCATCCAATGACGAACACGCAACAGCCTTCCAAGCGGCCGAGCCCCTCGCAGGATCTGGCCGACCTCGACCGCCGCCTCGTCTCCCTGCTCGTGCGCCGCACGAAGCTTTTGGCCAAGATCGCCTCGGACCGCCGCGCCGCAGGCAAGCCCGTGGTCTCCGCGCCCCAGGAGAAGGCCCTGTGGGCCGCGTGGAGCGAGACCGTGCACAAGGCCGGTCTCTCCGACCGCCTCGCCAAGCAGCTCTTCATCGCGGTCAACGCGCTCGGCTACGACGCGGCCCAGGCCCCGGCGGCCCGCGAGCAGGTCTATCTCCTGACCCCGGCCTCCGGGGCGGTGGACGTCTCCTGCGAGGCCCCGGCCTCCACGCGCAAGGCCATGTACTTCCTGGCCCTGGCCGCCTTCGCGGGCAGCCCGGCGAGCGTCGGGCCCGTGGTCCTCTCCGACCCGCTCATCGAGATGGCCAAGGCCTTCAACCAGGTCGGCGGCGGGCTCTCCTGGGAAGGCAGCGAGGCCATGTGCCGCGGCGGCCAGGGGCTCTCCATGGACGGCTCCTCGCCCTTCGTCGGCGGCTCGCAGACGACTTTCGCCCTGATGCTCTGCGCGGCGCTCGCGCAGCAGGCCAACTGCCGCTTCTCCGGCGGTCCCGAGCTGAAGCTCATGGACGTGGGCCCCTACTCCCGCCTCCTGCCCTCGCTCGGCGCGCGCCTCGCGCCCATCGACCGCCGCGCGCCCGGCCTGCCGGTGCGCCTGGAGTCCGGCGTGGAGACGCCGCGCGAGGTGGGACTGCCCGAGGACTGCCCCGAGGAGATGGCCGCGGGCCTCGCGCTCTTCGCCTGGCGCTTCGAGCACGGCCTGCGCCTGCGCTTCTTCCCGAACTCCCCGGCCGCGCGCGGCGTGGCCGAGGCGGCCCCGGTCCTGGCCCGCTGCGGCATCGAGGTGCGCCTCGCGCCGGACGAGATCCAGGTCTCCCCGGGCACCCCGCGCGTCCCCGAGCGGCCCGACCTGCCCGCAGACCCGGTGCTCTCCACCCTGCTCCTTTCCCTGGCCCGCTTCCGCAAGGGCAAGGTCGTGCTCATCGGTTCGGCCGACGCCGACTCGCCCATGGCCGCCGAGGCCCTGGGCCTGCTCGAGGCCGCGGGCGCCAAGCTCGACCTCGCGGGCGGGCGCATGGTCTGCGCCGACGGCCCCTGGCCCGAGACCCCGGTCTTCGCCCCGCGCGAGCGCGCCCTGCTGCCCCTGGCCCTGTGCCTGGCCTCGGCCGCGCCCAAGGGCGCCCGCGTGCTGCTGCCCGAGGGCGGCAGCGACGAGGGCGTCGCCGCCGAGGAGGCGAGAACCCTGCTCGAGACCCTGGGCAAGGACTTCGTGCTGCTCGGCGAGACCGGCGGCGAGATGGACGTGAAGCCCGGCTTCACCGAGCCCCGCCCCGTCTACGCCCCGGACGCCGCCTGCGCCCTGGCCATGGGCGCCCTTTCCCTGGCCCACGCCCCCCTGGCCCTGGAGAACCCCGGCGTGGCCGCAGGCCTGTGGCCCGGGTTCTGGAACCTGTACAACCGTCTGCCCGCGATCTCGGGCAGCCTCTTCGCCCGCAAGGAGAAGCCCGATGAGCAGCCGAAGCAACGCAGGCGCATCATCGTCCGCTGATTCCGGGCGGATGCCGGAGCATATGCCGGAGCGGACGCAGCAGATGCCGAAGCAGACGGCCGACCGGACGCCCCGGCCCACGGACGGCCCCGCGGCCGAGTCCGAGGCCGAGGAGATCGCCCGCCTCGAGGCCGAGATCGCGGACTTCGAGCGCGACGCCGCGGCCTGCGAGGCCGAGGCCCGCCGCCTGCTGGCCGAGGAGGACCCGGCCGCCGGGATCTTCCATGCCCGCGCCATCCACGAGGCACGGCTCGCCAAGATGCGCCTCTTCACCGAGGCGCAGTTCCGCCGCGTGCGCGTGAACCGGCTGCGCCAGGGCATCGTCGAGTCGGCGCCCCCGAACATCGGCCGGGGATTCCCCTTCTAACCCCCGCTTTCCTTCCCTATCTTTAAGGAGACGCGCCTTGGCCCTGAACCTGACCCAGAAGATCCTCTCGGCCCACCTGGTCGGCGGCGAGCTGGTCCCCGGCTCGGAGATCCGCCTGCGCATAGACCAGACCCTGACCCAGGACGCCACCGGCACCATGGCCTACCTCCAGTTCGAGGCCATGGGCGTGCCCCGCGTGAAGACCGACCTCTCGGTCAGCTACGTGGACCACAACACGCTGCAGATGGGCTTCCGCAACCCCGACGACCACCGCTACCTGCGCAGCGTGGCGGCCAAGTACGGCATCGTCTTCTCCCCTCCGGGACTGGGCATCTGCCACCAGCTGCACCTGGAAAACTTCGCCAAGCCGGGCGCGACGCTCATCGGCTCCGACTCCCACACCCCCACCGCGGGCGGCGTGGGCAGCCTGGCCATGGGCGCGGGCGGCCTTTCCGTGGCCCTGGCCATGGCCGGACAGCCCTACGTCATCCCCTGCCCCAAGGTCGTGAAGGTGACGCTCACCGGCCAGCTCACGGGCTGGGCCTCGGCCAAGGACATCATCCTGCACCTGCTCGGCGAGCTGACCGTGAAGGGCGGCGTGGGCCGCGTCTTCGAGTACGCCGGTCCCGGCGTGGCCACCCTCTCCGTGCCCGAGCGCGCGGTGATCACCAACATGGGCGCCGAGCTCGGCGCCACCACCTCGATCTTCCCGGCCGACGAGCGCGCCCGCGAGTTCCTCACGGCCATGGGCCGCCCGCAGGACTTCACCGAGCTTTCGGCCGACGCGGACGCGGCCTACGACGAGGAGGTCGTCATCGACCTTTCGCAGCTCGAGCCCCTGGCGGCGGCCCCGCACATGCCGGACCGCCGCGTGACCATCCGCGAGCTCGCGGGCATGAAGGTCGACCAGGTCTGCATCGGCTCGTGCACCAACTCGTCCTACCTGGACCTGAAGAGCGTGGCCCTGCTGCTCTCGGGCAAGTCCGTGGCCGAGCACACCGACACCTTCCTCTCGCCCGGCTCCAAGCAGGTGCTCAAGATGCTCGCGCACGAGGGGCTCATCGAGCCCATCCTCGACGCAGGCGCCCGCATGCTCGAGTGCACCTGCGGCCCGTGCATCGGCATGGGCGGCTCGCCCATCTCCGGCGGCGTGTCCGTGCGCACCTACAACCGCAACTTCGAGGGCCGCTCCGGCACCAAGGACGCCAAGGTCTACCTGGTGAGTCCCCTGACCGCGGCCATGGTGGCCCTGCGCGGCGAGTTCAGCGACCCCGGCACCTGGGGCGAGGCCCCGGCCAGGCCGAGCCTGCCCGCGAACCCGCCCTCCATCCGCCACATGTTCGTGGACCCGCCCGCCGACGGCTCCTCCGTCGAGATCCAGCGCGGCCCGAACATCGTGCCGCTCGAGTCCTTCGACGCCATGCCCGCGAGCGTCTCCGCCAAGGTGCTGCTGAAAGTCGGCGACGACATCACCACGGACCACATCCTGCCCGCGGGCGCCGAGATCACGGCGCTGCGCTCGAACATCCCGGCCATCAGCATGCACATCTTCGGCCGCGTGGACGAGGGCTTCGTCTCCCGCATCAAGGCCGAGGGCAAGGGCGTCATCGTGGGCGGCGAGAACTACGGGCAGGGCTCCAGCCGCGAGCACGCGGCGCTCGGGCCCCGGCACCTCGGCGTCAAGGCCGTGGTGGTCAAGTCCCTGGCCCGCATCCACCGCGCCAACCTGGTCAACTTCGGCATCCTGCCGCTGCTCTTCGCGGACAAGGCCGACTACGACAGGATCGCGCTCGGCGACGAGCTGACCATCCCGGCCGAGGCCATCACCGCGGGCGGCGTCGTCACGGCCACCACGTCCACGGGCGCGGCCATCTCCCTCAAAAACGACCTTTCCGCCTCGGAACTCGAGATCATCCGGGCGGGCGGGTTGCTCAACTTCGTGAAATCGAACGCGTAAGGCAGGTTCAGCAATGCTCGAAGCGATGCGCAAGAACGCCCAGAGCTGGGGCGTGAAGATCATCTTCGGCGTGATCATCCTGGTCTTCGTCTTCTGGGGCGTGGGCTCCATGACCAAGGGCAAGACCTCGGCCATGGCCTACGTCAACGGGAACCCCATAAGCTTCGCCCAGTACAAGCGCCAGTACGAGGGCGACATGCAGCGCCTCAAGGAGCAGTTCCACGAGGTCACGGACGAGACCCTGAAGCAGATCGACTTCAAGCGCCAGGTCCTCGACCAGCTCATCGACCAGAGCCTGCTCGACCAGGCCGCCAAGCAGGCGGGCGTGACCGTCTCCGACGCCGAGGTCCGCGACGCCATCGCCTCCATCAAGGCCTTCCATGGCGCGAACGGCCGCTTCGATCCCGACCTCTACCGCCGCGTGCTCCTGGCCCAGAAGATGACGCCCGGCGAGTTCGAGGACTCCTTCCGCCGAAACGTCACGGCGCAGAAGATGCTGAGCCACCTGGCGACCACGGCCGTGGTCAGCGAGGCCGAGGCCAAGGACATCTTCACCTTCGCCCGCGAGGAGGCCAAGGCCGACTACGTGGCCTTCCCCCTGGACGCCTACCTGGACAAGATCCAGGTCACGGACGAGGAGGCCCAGGCCTACTACAAGAAGAACGAGGCCCGCTACCAGGCCCCGGCCATGGCCCAGCTGGCCTACCTCGAGTTCACGCCCGAGGCGCTGGCCAAGCCCGACGAGGTCACCGAGGCCGAGGCCAAGGCCTACTACGACGCGCACCAGAGCGAGTTCCACCAGGACGCGATGGTCCGCGCCCGCCACATCCTCATCAAGGTGCCCGAGAACGCCCCGGCCGACGTGGCCGCCAAGGCGCTGAAGAAGATCGAGGACATCCGCGCGCACATCAAGAGCCCCAAGGACTTCGCGGCCGCGGCCCAGAAGTACTCCGAGGGCCCGAGCGCCAAGGTCGGCGGCG harbors:
- a CDS encoding chorismate mutase, with the protein product MTNTQQPSKRPSPSQDLADLDRRLVSLLVRRTKLLAKIASDRRAAGKPVVSAPQEKALWAAWSETVHKAGLSDRLAKQLFIAVNALGYDAAQAPAAREQVYLLTPASGAVDVSCEAPASTRKAMYFLALAAFAGSPASVGPVVLSDPLIEMAKAFNQVGGGLSWEGSEAMCRGGQGLSMDGSSPFVGGSQTTFALMLCAALAQQANCRFSGGPELKLMDVGPYSRLLPSLGARLAPIDRRAPGLPVRLESGVETPREVGLPEDCPEEMAAGLALFAWRFEHGLRLRFFPNSPAARGVAEAAPVLARCGIEVRLAPDEIQVSPGTPRVPERPDLPADPVLSTLLLSLARFRKGKVVLIGSADADSPMAAEALGLLEAAGAKLDLAGGRMVCADGPWPETPVFAPRERALLPLALCLASAAPKGARVLLPEGGSDEGVAAEEARTLLETLGKDFVLLGETGGEMDVKPGFTEPRPVYAPDAACALAMGALSLAHAPLALENPGVAAGLWPGFWNLYNRLPAISGSLFARKEKPDEQPKQRRRIIVR
- a CDS encoding aconitate hydratase; its protein translation is MALNLTQKILSAHLVGGELVPGSEIRLRIDQTLTQDATGTMAYLQFEAMGVPRVKTDLSVSYVDHNTLQMGFRNPDDHRYLRSVAAKYGIVFSPPGLGICHQLHLENFAKPGATLIGSDSHTPTAGGVGSLAMGAGGLSVALAMAGQPYVIPCPKVVKVTLTGQLTGWASAKDIILHLLGELTVKGGVGRVFEYAGPGVATLSVPERAVITNMGAELGATTSIFPADERAREFLTAMGRPQDFTELSADADAAYDEEVVIDLSQLEPLAAAPHMPDRRVTIRELAGMKVDQVCIGSCTNSSYLDLKSVALLLSGKSVAEHTDTFLSPGSKQVLKMLAHEGLIEPILDAGARMLECTCGPCIGMGGSPISGGVSVRTYNRNFEGRSGTKDAKVYLVSPLTAAMVALRGEFSDPGTWGEAPARPSLPANPPSIRHMFVDPPADGSSVEIQRGPNIVPLESFDAMPASVSAKVLLKVGDDITTDHILPAGAEITALRSNIPAISMHIFGRVDEGFVSRIKAEGKGVIVGGENYGQGSSREHAALGPRHLGVKAVVVKSLARIHRANLVNFGILPLLFADKADYDRIALGDELTIPAEAITAGGVVTATTSTGAAISLKNDLSASELEIIRAGGLLNFVKSNA
- a CDS encoding SurA N-terminal domain-containing protein, producing the protein MLEAMRKNAQSWGVKIIFGVIILVFVFWGVGSMTKGKTSAMAYVNGNPISFAQYKRQYEGDMQRLKEQFHEVTDETLKQIDFKRQVLDQLIDQSLLDQAAKQAGVTVSDAEVRDAIASIKAFHGANGRFDPDLYRRVLLAQKMTPGEFEDSFRRNVTAQKMLSHLATTAVVSEAEAKDIFTFAREEAKADYVAFPLDAYLDKIQVTDEEAQAYYKKNEARYQAPAMAQLAYLEFTPEALAKPDEVTEAEAKAYYDAHQSEFHQDAMVRARHILIKVPENAPADVAAKALKKIEDIRAHIKSPKDFAAAAQKYSEGPSAKVGGDLGWFSRGSMVKPFEDAAFALKPGEISEPVRTSFGYHLILVEEKKPEGVPPLKDVIQDVDRKVAEDKASGKVSDLLDEALARAASGQKLDAIAKSLNIPLHTTKPFSQDEPPEELSSLAQADVNTIFGLKQDEVYTTPLAVEGGYVLVQRTLARDAAIRPFKEVRDQVVAQVRQEGALKLAQTAAKAVLAELQKTGSLPADVKARVHTTQPFTRQGLIPGMGTNEKLAQAVFSAPKDSWLPEAFTVPGGVLIVRRAELIEPSDADWQKSRGFFLQTLRQRKAEQLITAVVAELRSKAKIEIPNPSLLQY